The following DNA comes from Chloroflexota bacterium.
GAATACGCCGACATCTTCGTGAAGGAGACTGCCGCGGCCTGGTCGCAGGTGATGATGCTGTTCCTCTTCGGGAATGCCGTTCGCACGGCAAAGGAATGGAACCAGGCGGCGCGGGGGTTGAAGTGGCTGGCGGTGTTTGTGGCCGCGGGGGGGCTGATCTACGCGCTGGGGCTGTGGCGCGGCGAGATGCTTTCTGCGGTGGGCAGGCTCCTGCCTGGCTACCTTGTGGAGTCTTCTACATTCTTCCGGTCTGTTGCGATTCGGCGGCTTGCCGTGGTTTCGGCAGAGGGGGCCGCACTGTTTCCTGGGCGGCTCACAAGCCTCACGCTGACGCCGTCTTCGCTAAGCATCATCTCCCTGCTCCTCATCCCGTTTGTGGCATGGCAGATGTCCGAGGCGAAGGGCCGCACGCGTGTCGTGTTGGGCCTGGCGCTGGCGGGGCTGCTCGTGTGCCTGGCCGGGGCGGAGTCGCGCGTGGCGTACCTGGCGTTCGGCGTGGGGCTGGCGGCGTTTGGCGTGTACGCCTCGCGATCGCTCAACAGGCGGGCAAGGACGGCCCTGTACGCGGGCGCGGCGGCCCTGGTCGTCCTGGCGATTCTGGGCATCGTCATCGGATTCGGGGGGCTGGACGACCTGTGGCGGGCCGTGGCCGTGGAGTGGCGGCCCGGCAGCATCTCGGTGCGGACGCGGGTTTACCTGGAGACGTTTCGCCT
Coding sequences within:
- a CDS encoding O-antigen ligase family protein produces the protein MPIRFRGLAKGDAGAGEDRPWPVPFVSTPFSVDLMLFLALWPLWWILGVEQILPPLFLTWETARYLWQARGRFTVSAPVVWAGLLAAWWLVPALWVDREYADIFVKETAAAWSQVMMLFLFGNAVRTAKEWNQAARGLKWLAVFVAAGGLIYALGLWRGEMLSAVGRLLPGYLVESSTFFRSVAIRRLAVVSAEGAALFPGRLTSLTLTPSSLSIISLLLIPFVAWQMSEAKGRTRVVLGLALAGLLVCLAGAESRVAYLAFGVGLAAFGVYASRSLNRRARTALYAGAAALVVLAILGIVIGFGGLDDLWRAVAVEWRPGSISVRTRVYLETFRLLPEHPIAGWGVQARIPGVRSSFSAGSHSSILAMGFRHGVVGLVLYIGLWVSIWREIFRGLKRSGASQGARGFWVAVAIAMLCFNVRELADAWWWDQTLTMTLWTLWGLILAAKVKDTVSAAGLSPSGQETGK